One part of the Salmo salar chromosome ssa28, Ssal_v3.1, whole genome shotgun sequence genome encodes these proteins:
- the LOC123731418 gene encoding hexokinase HKDC1-like has product MLLSFVYRTTDGTERGKYLALDLGGTNFRVLVVKIRSGISKSVRVYNKIYAIPLEIMQGTGEVFNQIVQCISDFLDNMGMKNTRLPLGFTFSFLCRQTGIDKGSLVSWTTDCEGSDVVEMLQEAYKNKECK; this is encoded by the exons ATGCTGCTCTCCTTCGTGTACAGGACAACTGATGGGACAG AGCGAGGAAAGTACTTGGCTTTGGACCTGGGAGGAACTAACTTCCGGGTGCTGGTGGTGAAGATCCGGAGTGGAATAAGCAAGTCTGTTCGCGTGTACAACAAGATCTACGCCATCCCTCTGGAGATCATGCAGGGCACAGGAGAG GTGTTCAACCAGATTGTCCAGTGCATCTCAGATTTTCTGGACAACATGGGGATGAAGAATACTCGCCTCCCGCTTGGTTTCACCTTCTCCTTCctctgcagacagacaggaatCGATAAG GGAAGTTTGGTTAGCTGGACCACAGACTGTGAAGGAAGTGATGTGGTGGAAATGCTGCAAGAAGCTTATAAGAACAAGGAATGTAAGTGA